The Streptomyces sp. V4I8 genome includes the window GACGAGGATGGCCGGGGCCTGGCGGGGGCGACGGTGACGACCGTTCCCGGAGAGCATGCGGGGACCTTTCGCGAGACAACGGTGACCGCGGCGCGCGAAACCTGGGCGCCGTGTTGATGCGTGAAGGTATAGGCAGACGATCACTTGTCACAAGTTAATGCCGCGCAGATCACGTGAAGATCACAGACTTGAGCGTATGTCACGTTCCCTGAGGGGGACGGACTCACCCAACTGGGGTGAACTCCACCGGAAGCGTGCGCAGCCCGCGCATGATGAGTCCGCCGCGCCATCTCAACTCGGCCGGATCCACGGCGAGTCGGAGGTCGGGGAGGCGGGTGAGGAGCGTGCCGAGGGCGGTCTGGCCCTCCAGGCGGGCGAGTGGGGCGCCGAGGCAGTAGTGGATGCCGTGGCCGTAGCCGAGGTGCTGGTTGTCGCGGCGGGAGAGGTCGAGGACGTCGGGGTCGGCGAACCGTTCCGGGTCCCGGTCGGCGGCGGCCAGGACGACGAGGACGGGATCGCCGGCTGCGATGTCCTGCCCGCCGAGGGTGAGCGGCTCGGTGGCGAAGCGCCACGTGGCGAGTTCGACGGGGCCGTCGTAGCGGAGGAGTTCCTCAACGCCGGTTTCGAGCAGGCCGGTCTCCTTGGCGGCCAAGTCCTTTTGCAGGCGGGCGCGTTGCTCGGGGTGGGTGAGCAGGGCGTAGGTGCCGTTGCCGATGAGGTTGACGGTCGTCTCGAAGCCGGCGAACAGCAGGATGAAGGCCATGGCCGCGGCCTCGTTCTCGGTGAGGTGCTCACCGTGGTCGGAGGCGCGGATGAGGCCGGAGATGAGGTCCTCGCCGGGGGTGGGGGTGTCGGGGAGCGCCTCGCGCTTGCGGTGGATGAGCTCGGCGAGATAGCCCCGCATCTTCTTCACGGACCGGGCGACTCCGCCCCTGGGGCCGCCCTGGTGCCGGATCATCATGCCCGCCCAGTCGCGGAAGTCGTCCTGGTCCTCGCGGGGAACGCCGAGCAGGTCGCAGATGGCGTAGATGGGGAGCGGGAAGGCAAACTCGTGGATGAGGTCGGCGCTCCCTTCGGCGGCGAACCGGTCGATGAGGCTGTCGGTGAGCTCCTGCACCCGGGGGGCGAACTCGGCGACCCTGCGGGGCGTGAAGGCCTTGGAGACGAGCCTGCGCAGCCTGGTGTGGTCCGGCGGGTCGATGTTGAGCAGGTGCGTCATGAGCTCGGCCTTGCGCTCACCCGGGATGCCGGTCTTGCCCTTGGCGTGCGCGGGCTCGTCGTGGTGGGCCGGGTTCTTGGAGAGCCGGTTGTCCGCGAGGGTCTGCTTGGCGTCGGCGTACCGGGTGACCAGCCAGGCCTCCACGCCGCTGGGGAGCCGGGTCCTGTGGACGGGCGCGTGGTCGCGGAGCCAGGCATAGGCGGGGTAGGGGTCGGTGGCGAACTCCCAGGTG containing:
- a CDS encoding cytochrome P450; protein product: MTDQPAPADPTPAGTTPVDPTPVGPTPAGTTPGTPTGDTPAPPDLFTWEFATDPYPAYAWLRDHAPVHRTRLPSGVEAWLVTRYADAKQTLADNRLSKNPAHHDEPAHAKGKTGIPGERKAELMTHLLNIDPPDHTRLRRLVSKAFTPRRVAEFAPRVQELTDSLIDRFAAEGSADLIHEFAFPLPIYAICDLLGVPREDQDDFRDWAGMMIRHQGGPRGGVARSVKKMRGYLAELIHRKREALPDTPTPGEDLISGLIRASDHGEHLTENEAAAMAFILLFAGFETTVNLIGNGTYALLTHPEQRARLQKDLAAKETGLLETGVEELLRYDGPVELATWRFATEPLTLGGQDIAAGDPVLVVLAAADRDPERFADPDVLDLSRRDNQHLGYGHGIHYCLGAPLARLEGQTALGTLLTRLPDLRLAVDPAELRWRGGLIMRGLRTLPVEFTPVG